The sequence ACGATTCAAGTGATGGCGTAGCGCTGCCGAGCACAACCGGACAACGATGGTAACGACCACGAAAAATAGCCACATCGCGCGCATGATATCGAGGCGATTCTTCTTGTTTGTAGCTCGTTTCATGTTCTTCATCAATAATGATGATGCCGATGTTTTCAAATGGGGCGAAAATGGCAGAGCGAGCGCCAACGACAAGTTTCACTTCTTTTCGTTGAATTTTCCGCCATTCATCATACTTTTCTCCGAGTGATAATCCACTATGAAGAACGGCTACTTTGGAGCCGAATCGCTCTTTAAACCGTCTGACCATTTGAGGCGTAAGCGAAATTTCAGGGACGAGCACAATCGCCTCTTTCCCTTTTTTTAAAACGAGATCGATCGCTTGCATATACACTTCCGTTTTTCCGCTCCCGGTAACACCGTACATTAAAAAAACATCGTGCACGTTTTGTTCAATGGCTTGTCCGATCGCTTGTAACGCTTGATGTTGTTCATCTGTTAAGACGAATGGTTTTGTTTTTGAAAATGAGCGATTGGAGTACGGATCTCGATATATTTCTTTCTCTTTCACAGCGACAAGTTGTTTTTTAATGAGTGTTTGAACAGTTGCCCATGTGCTATTTGTTTCGCTCAACAGCTGTTTTAAAGGCAAAGCTCGTGCTGTCAACAAATGTTCGAGCACTTGCTTTTGTTTCATTGCGCGCGTTGAAAGTGATGCAAGTGCATGGGTGACGTGTTCGTCATTTGCACATAATTCGACCCATTTTTCTGTTTTTATTTTTCCTTTTTCTTCAACTCGATAAACGACTTCAATATGGCCTTTTGCAATTTCTTTTTGTAATAGGCGCACATATGGCGTTTGCTCAACCTCGCTCCATGGGATGGTGAGACGATCACGAAACAGCGCGCGCACGTTTTCGTGGACGAGGGGCATATGTTGTTCGATGAGTCGAATATCTTTCTCATATTTCGCTTTCATCGCCGCAGGTAACATCGCTTGAAAGGCAGATACCATAAAACAAAGTGTCGTTTCGGTTAGCCACCTCCCTAATTGAAGTAATTCCTCGTTTAATACAGGAACGACATCAAGAAGGGAATGAATTGGCTTTAGTTGCTCGATGGGCATATCGGTCGTTTCTTTTACTTCGATGACAAATCCTTGTAAAAGTCTATTGCCAAATGGCACGACGACGCGCATGCCTGGTTGTACGATATCGACAAACTTAGGCGGGATGATATAATCAAACGGGCGATCCGTTTGACTCGCTGGAATATCAACAATGACAGAAGCAATCGTCATAAGCGTCCCTCAATTTCACGATGAACTTCACGCAAAATTTCTTTTGCCACTTCCGACTTTGGTAAAAGCGGAAGGCTTTTCACTGTTCCGTCCCGTTTAAACAGTGTCACAATATTTGTATCCGTTCCGAATCCCGCCCCTTCTTGTACGACGTTATTAGCGACAATCATATCGGCGTTTTTGCGCGCAAGCTTATCTTTGGCATATTGTTCGACATCGTTCGTCTCTGCCGCAAAGCCGACTAAAAATTGATGCGTTTTTTGTTCACCGAGCGTTTGTAAAATGTCGATCGTTCGTTCCAAAACAACGGTATAGTCCCCTTGTTGCTTTTTTATTTTATTGTCAGCGACGTATTTTGGGCGATAATCAGCAACGGCGGCTGTTTTAATGACGATGTCGCTATGATGAAAATGTTTCATCACTTCTTCATACATGTCTTGCGCACTTTCAACGCGAATCATTTGTACACCCGGAGGGCTAGGAAGCGCCGTCGGACCAGAAATAAGAACGACATTCGCTCCAAAATCACGTGCGGCTTCTGCAAGTGCATAGCCCATTTTTCCTGTCGAATGATTGCTGAAAAAGCGAACAGGGTCAAGTTTTTCACGCGTTGGACCAGCGGTTACTAACACTTTTTTTCCTTTTAATATGTGATTTGTTGCAAAATGTTGTTCAAGCAACGTAACGATCGTTTCCGGTTCTTCTAATCGTCCTTTTCCAACATAGCCGCACGCAAGCATCCCTTCGGCTGGTTCAATGAAGCGATAACCGAACGACTGCAACGTGCGCATATTTTGTTGGACGGCTGGGTGTTCGTACATATGGACGTTCATCGCTGGTGCAAGCCACACCGGTGCTTTTGTCGCAAGCAAAATCGTTGTCACCATATTGTCAGCTAAACCGTGTGCGAGCTTTGCGATCGTGTTTGCAGTCGCAGGGGCAACGAGTACGACATGTGCCCAATCAGCTAAATCAATGTGTGCAATGACGTTTGGCTTTTTTTCATCAAATGTATCGACGTACACCTCATTTTTTGATAACGCTTGAAACGTAAGCGGTGTGACGAATTGACAAGCAGCTTCCGTCATAACGACTTTGACGTTCGCCCCCGCTTGTACAAGTTTGCTTGTGAGCGCTGCTGCTTTATACACCGCAATGCCACCGGTAACACATAATAAAATGTTTTTTTGCTCAAGCATCAACGTTGCCCCTTTCGTTTTGATATTTGTAAAAAAATAACAACCTAAAACTAGGTTGTCGTAAGTAGGTTATTGCGTTGCTTCTTCTTCGCTAACGACTTCAATATGACCCGCCGCAATTTCTTCTAACGCTTTGCCGACAAATTTTTTCGACACAGGTTTTTCGATTGTTAAATCGTTTTTGACTTGCAATTGACGGGCGCGTTTCGCCGCCACGGTCACAAGCGTATATTTTGAATCTAATTTTGTCATAAGTAAATCAATGGAAGGGTACAACATATTACTCAACCTCCAACATCTTTTTGTATCGTTGTGCGACGCGTTCGCGTCGGCAATGCTCTGCCATCACAATCGCTCTAATGCGTTCACACGCAAGCTCGACTTGGTCGTTTTCGACGACGTAATCGTACGCATCCATCATTTCTAGTTCTTCTTTTGCCGCCTTTAACCGATCGCGAATGAGTTCTTCCGATTCAGTTCCGCGCATTTCGATTCGTTTTCGCAATTCGCTTAAACTTGGCGGGGCTAAGAAAATAAAGAGCGCCTCTGGGAACACTTTGCGAACTTGCATCGCTCCTTGCACTTCAATTTCTAAAAAGACGTCTTTTCCTTCTTGCAACGTTTTTTCCACGTACTCAATTGGCGTGCCGTAGTAATTTCCGACATATTCGGCCCATTCTAACAATTCATTTTGGCGAATCATTTGTTCAAACTGTTCTCGCGTTTTGAAAAAGTAATCAACGCCATCCACTTCACCTTCGCGCGGTTTGCGCGTTGTGACGGAAATGGAATATTGTAATTGAATGTCTGGCTGTGAAAATAAAGCTTTACGCACCGTCCCTTTTCCGACACCGGACGGTCCTGATAAAACGATTAATAAACCTCGCTCTTTCACGTTGATCCCTACCCTTCTGTAATAAACAAACTACTCCACATTTTGCACTTGTTCTTTAATTTTTTCAAGGGCGCTTTTCATGTTAACAACTTCCGAAGCAATGTGGCTATCGTTTGCTTTAGCACCGATCGTATTCGTTTCGCGATGGAGCTCTTGAACGAGAAAGTCGAGCTTTCGTCCGACAGATCCTCCTTCGGAAACGATGCGACGAAACTGTTCAATATGGCTATATATGCGTTTTAATTCTTCATTAATGTCGACTTTTTCTGCAAATAAAGCGACTTCTGTTAATAGCCGTTGTTCGTCGACGATACCTTGTACAAACTCGTGCATTCGCTTATGTATGCGATCGCGGTAAGAAGCGACGACCGTTGGCGCAAGTTGTTCAATGCGACGTGCACTTTTTTCAATCGTTTCCAATTGCGTCAGCATATCTGCTAATAGCGCTTTTCCTTCTTGTTCGCGCATATATTTCAGTTGCTCCACCGCTTCTTTTGTCGCTTCTAAAAGCAAAGAAAGAAGCGCATCGTTTTGTAACGGCTGTTCTGTCATTTCCACCGCATCTGATAGCATGTATACAACATCTCGAAGCGATACATCGTCTTTCAAATGAAACCGGCTGCGCACATCAGTCAGCATCCGATAATACGCATCGACAAGCTGCCAGTCAACGTGTAGCGTTCGTTCAACGAGCTGTTCCCCTTCAATCGTCACAAACACCTCAACACGTCCACGTGCAATATGTTCTGTAATTACCCTTTTTATTTTATCTTCAAACATCATCCACTGTCTAGGCATGCGGATCGAAATTTCACAAAAACGGTGATTGACGGATTTCATTTCCACCGTAACGCGTACGTTTTCGCCTTCTTTTTTCCCTCGGCCAAATCCTGTCATACTGACGATCATGTTCTCACATCCATTGTACATATGAAATATCGACAACAAAAGAAGGTAATAGATTCACTCCATTACCTTCTCTTATTATAGCACATATCACTATATAGCGAAAACATTTCATGAACGGCGACGCGCAAATAGCGAACCTGCCAGTAAAAACGTCGGAATAGCCGATAAGCCGATAATAAGCAACCAATCGGTAACCGGTAGCGAAACGGTATGGAAAATTGGTTGTAGCGGCGGATAATAAATGACAACAAGTAACAGTAGAAGCGACGACAAAACCGCAAGCACTAAATACATATTTTCAAATGGGTTGCGGTCAAACACCGATCGTTCGCTTCGACAATCAAAAACGTGAATGAGCTGAGCGAGCACGAGCGTTGCGAAGGCGACCGTCTGCGCATACGTTAAGTTTTCCGGATGTCGCGTATGCACAACGAGAAACGCGATAAGCGTCACCATACCGATAAGAAAGCCACGGCTAACAATTTTCCAACCGAGCCCGCGCGCAAACACCCCTTCTTTCGGATGGCGTGGCGGCCGTTTCATGACGTTTTCTTCTGCAGGGTCTAATCCGAGCGCCATGGCAGGCAATCCATCTGTCACAAGATTGACCCATAAAATTTGAATCGGTACAAGCGGGAGTGGAAGAGCTAAAATCATCGCAAATAACATGACTAAAATTTCTCCGACGTTTGATGCAAGCAAATAGCGAATAAATTTACGAATGTTTTCGTAAATGTTTCGCCCTTCTTCAATGGCAGCTTTAATGGTCGCAAAGTTATCGTCTAACAAAACGAGGGAAGCCGCTTCTTTTGAGACGTCCGTTCCTGTGATCCCCATCGCAATGCCAATGTTTGCTGTTTTAATAGCCGGGGCATCGTTGACGCCATCGCCTGTCATTGCGACAATATGCCCTCTTTTTTGCAACGCTTGTACGATTTTTAATTTATGTTCTGGCGATACGCGCGCAAAAACATACACATCCTCTACAACGTCTTCTAACTCATCGACAGTGAGTTGCGATAACGTCTTTCCGTCCATTACTTTTCCGTTTGGCGGCAACATGTGAAGTTGCTGGGCGATCGCTTTCGCGGTTAAAATATGGTCGCCTGTAATCATCACCGTTTTAATGCCTGCTTTTTTACATTCGGCTATCGCTTGTTTCACTTCTTTTCGCGGTGGGTCGATCATTCCTTGTAAACCGATGAACGTTAAGTCGCTTTCTGCTTTCGTTTCATCGTTGATCGCTTCGGCGAATGAAAGCGGACGATACGCGATCGCAATCGTTCGAAGCGCCTGTGAGGCGAGCGTATTGACCGTTTGTTGCACCGTTTTTCGTTCTTGGTCATGCAACGGTTTCGCTTGACCGTTCATGTATAGGAAACGGCATCGTTCGAGCAACATATCTGGTGCTCCTTTTGTCACGATAAAGCGCCGATTCGAACGATCTTTCACGATGACGGTCATCATTTTGCGCGTCGAATCAAATGGAAATTCATGTTCAATCGTAAACTCATTAGCGATTTTGTCTTTCGTCCATCCGGCTTTCGCAGCAGCTACAACGAGCGCCCCTTCTGTCGGATCGCCGTCAATCATATATGTTTTTCCTTTTTTCTTCAGCTCGGCATGATTGCACAACGCCCCGAACAGTAACAGTTGTTGCAACGATGTGTCTATTTTTTCTTGTTTCCCGTTCAACAAAAACGTTCCTTTTGGTTCATAGCCCGTCCCGCTGACCGTCCATAATCGGTTATTTACCCATACGTGTGTGACGGTCATTTGATTTTCTGTCATCGTTCCTGTTTTATCGGAACAAATGACGGACGCGCACCCGAGCGTTTCAACGGCCGGAAGTTTGCGCACGATGGCGTTTCGTTTCATCATTCGCTGCACACCGAGCGCTAATACGACGGTGACAATAGCTGGTAATCCTTCAGGAATCGCCGCAACCGCAAGCGACACGCCTGCCAAAAACATGTCATACAGTTCATGTCCTTGCCATACACCAAGCACAACAACGAGCGCTGTGAGCGCTAAAGCGATGACAATTAAAATTTTTCCGAGTTGTTCAAGCTTTCGCTGTAATGGTGTCATCATCGTTGGTGCAGACTGCAATAAATGGGCGATTTGTCCCATCGCGGTATTCATCCCTGTCGCTACGACAATACCTGCACCGCTTCCTTTCGTCACGAGCGTGCCCATAAACGCCATATTCGTCCGATCACCTAACGAAACGTCTTGGGGAAGTGGCGCTGTTTGTTTTTC comes from Anoxybacillus flavithermus and encodes:
- the priA gene encoding primosomal protein N', with protein sequence MTIASVIVDIPASQTDRPFDYIIPPKFVDIVQPGMRVVVPFGNRLLQGFVIEVKETTDMPIEQLKPIHSLLDVVPVLNEELLQLGRWLTETTLCFMVSAFQAMLPAAMKAKYEKDIRLIEQHMPLVHENVRALFRDRLTIPWSEVEQTPYVRLLQKEIAKGHIEVVYRVEEKGKIKTEKWVELCANDEHVTHALASLSTRAMKQKQVLEHLLTARALPLKQLLSETNSTWATVQTLIKKQLVAVKEKEIYRDPYSNRSFSKTKPFVLTDEQHQALQAIGQAIEQNVHDVFLMYGVTGSGKTEVYMQAIDLVLKKGKEAIVLVPEISLTPQMVRRFKERFGSKVAVLHSGLSLGEKYDEWRKIQRKEVKLVVGARSAIFAPFENIGIIIIDEEHETSYKQEESPRYHARDVAIFRGRYHRCPVVLGSATPSLESFARAKKGVYKQVTLTKRMNDHALPPVEIVDMREELRAGNRSMFSRLLYEKLTERLQKGEQSVLFLNRRGYSSFVMCRDCGHVIQCPHCDISLTYHRVQQQLKCHYCGYEQRMSAHCPACQSEHIRFFGTGTQKVEEELTKLLPHARVIRMDVDTTSRKGAHERLLNEFGDGKADILLGTQMIAKGLDFANVTLVGVLAADTMLHVPDFRAAEKTFQLLTQVSGRAGRHHLPGEVVIQTYTPEHYSIQLAADHHFEAFYEREMMNRKKHGYPPFYYLTLITVSHVDALKGISIAEKIAAHVKKHLSAEAVVLGPVASPIARMNDRYRYQCMIKYKRETNLTTALRAIVEHYQRDMARGDVTITIDLNPYMMM
- the coaBC gene encoding bifunctional phosphopantothenoylcysteine decarboxylase/phosphopantothenate--cysteine ligase CoaBC; this translates as MLEQKNILLCVTGGIAVYKAAALTSKLVQAGANVKVVMTEAACQFVTPLTFQALSKNEVYVDTFDEKKPNVIAHIDLADWAHVVLVAPATANTIAKLAHGLADNMVTTILLATKAPVWLAPAMNVHMYEHPAVQQNMRTLQSFGYRFIEPAEGMLACGYVGKGRLEEPETIVTLLEQHFATNHILKGKKVLVTAGPTREKLDPVRFFSNHSTGKMGYALAEAARDFGANVVLISGPTALPSPPGVQMIRVESAQDMYEEVMKHFHHSDIVIKTAAVADYRPKYVADNKIKKQQGDYTVVLERTIDILQTLGEQKTHQFLVGFAAETNDVEQYAKDKLARKNADMIVANNVVQEGAGFGTDTNIVTLFKRDGTVKSLPLLPKSEVAKEILREVHREIEGRL
- the rpoZ gene encoding DNA-directed RNA polymerase subunit omega yields the protein MLYPSIDLLMTKLDSKYTLVTVAAKRARQLQVKNDLTIEKPVSKKFVGKALEEIAAGHIEVVSEEEATQ
- the gmk gene encoding guanylate kinase, translated to MKERGLLIVLSGPSGVGKGTVRKALFSQPDIQLQYSISVTTRKPREGEVDGVDYFFKTREQFEQMIRQNELLEWAEYVGNYYGTPIEYVEKTLQEGKDVFLEIEVQGAMQVRKVFPEALFIFLAPPSLSELRKRIEMRGTESEELIRDRLKAAKEELEMMDAYDYVVENDQVELACERIRAIVMAEHCRRERVAQRYKKMLEVE
- a CDS encoding YicC/YloC family endoribonuclease, producing the protein MIVSMTGFGRGKKEGENVRVTVEMKSVNHRFCEISIRMPRQWMMFEDKIKRVITEHIARGRVEVFVTIEGEQLVERTLHVDWQLVDAYYRMLTDVRSRFHLKDDVSLRDVVYMLSDAVEMTEQPLQNDALLSLLLEATKEAVEQLKYMREQEGKALLADMLTQLETIEKSARRIEQLAPTVVASYRDRIHKRMHEFVQGIVDEQRLLTEVALFAEKVDINEELKRIYSHIEQFRRIVSEGGSVGRKLDFLVQELHRETNTIGAKANDSHIASEVVNMKSALEKIKEQVQNVE
- a CDS encoding calcium-transporting P-type ATPase, PMR1-type — translated: MSWHGLRVEQVEQQVNTTIGFGLTEKEAKKRLKQFGKNELSEEKKPSAFKQFIGQFQDFMVLVLLAATAISAVLGEYIDAIAIVAIVIINACLGFIQERRAEKSLEALKKLSAPESLVLRDGQWMKVPSADLVVGDIVKFASGDRIGADVRLIEAKGLYIEESSLTGESLPIEKQTAPLPQDVSLGDRTNMAFMGTLVTKGSGAGIVVATGMNTAMGQIAHLLQSAPTMMTPLQRKLEQLGKILIVIALALTALVVVLGVWQGHELYDMFLAGVSLAVAAIPEGLPAIVTVVLALGVQRMMKRNAIVRKLPAVETLGCASVICSDKTGTMTENQMTVTHVWVNNRLWTVSGTGYEPKGTFLLNGKQEKIDTSLQQLLLFGALCNHAELKKKGKTYMIDGDPTEGALVVAAAKAGWTKDKIANEFTIEHEFPFDSTRKMMTVIVKDRSNRRFIVTKGAPDMLLERCRFLYMNGQAKPLHDQERKTVQQTVNTLASQALRTIAIAYRPLSFAEAINDETKAESDLTFIGLQGMIDPPRKEVKQAIAECKKAGIKTVMITGDHILTAKAIAQQLHMLPPNGKVMDGKTLSQLTVDELEDVVEDVYVFARVSPEHKLKIVQALQKRGHIVAMTGDGVNDAPAIKTANIGIAMGITGTDVSKEAASLVLLDDNFATIKAAIEEGRNIYENIRKFIRYLLASNVGEILVMLFAMILALPLPLVPIQILWVNLVTDGLPAMALGLDPAEENVMKRPPRHPKEGVFARGLGWKIVSRGFLIGMVTLIAFLVVHTRHPENLTYAQTVAFATLVLAQLIHVFDCRSERSVFDRNPFENMYLVLAVLSSLLLLLVVIYYPPLQPIFHTVSLPVTDWLLIIGLSAIPTFLLAGSLFARRRS